A segment of the Flavobacteriales bacterium genome:
CATCGAGAAGGGCCACATCGAAACGGTGCATGCCTACACCAACGACCAGAACCTGCTCGACAACTACCACAAGAAGCCGCGCCGTGGCCGCAGCGCAGCGATCAACATGGTGATCACCAGCACTGGAGCCGGAAGCGCGGTGACCAAGGCCATCCCCAGCCTGAAGGACAAGCTCACGGCCAACGCCGTGCGCGTGCCCACGCCCAACGGCTCGCTGGCCATCATGAGCCTGAACTTGAATCGCAAAGTGACCCGCGACGAGGTGAATGAACTGATCCGCCACGCCGCCCTCAACGGTGAACTGGTGAATCAGATCCACTACCACATCGACCCGGAACTGGTGAGCAGCGACATCATCGGCGACAGCTGCTGCAGCGTGTTCGACAGCAACGCCACCATCGTCGGCCCGGACGGCAAGAGCTGTGTGCTCTACGCCTGGTACGACAACGAATTCGGCTATACCAAGCAAGTGATCCGCCTGGCCAAGCACGTAGCCAAGGTGCGGCGCCTGATCTATTACTGAGCCGTAGCCGCCTGCATCGAAGAGGCCTCCGCAAGCGGGGGCCTCTTTTGTTGGTGCCGGCCCCAAGAACGGGCAACCCCGGCATTCGCTGCCGGGGCTGCATCATGCGACGGGATTATAGGCAGGCACGCTCGATTGTCCGTCGTAGAAAACCAGACTCAACCAGCAACCGCGATCAGCACGATCCCCAGCACGGCGGAAACGAATGCCAGCAAGCAGATCCGGTTCACCAGATTCCAAGCCGCTGACGGCTGCAGCTCGCCGCGCAGGAATGCATGGAACGTTTGCATGGCGCAAACGTCGATGCCTGCTTCAGAGGATAATAGCGTGGTTTACACGGGGTACCCCCTGTGAAAAAACACGTATCGCCAGCAAGATCCTTGGATTTCCGGGCACCTGGTTCCATGTGGCTTGCTCCCGATCCAGAATCGACCCGGGCCCATACTCCACTGATATTCTGTGCTCAACGAATCGCTCGCAGAACGAAAGCACCTTGATCCCTGATCGAATGAGCTTGAATTCCCAATTCTTGGGCCTTCTGGATCAATCGCTCCTTCAGGTAGCCGGGAAGCGTTGCGGCCAATACCCAATGCCGCGTTCTGGAGCACCGATTCAGCACCTCATCACGCACCACCCGAATATCGTGGAACACCACTGCATCGCACGAATCGAGGTCCGCATGCGGTTGGAAACGACCCGTAATGAAGCGCACATCAAAGGCTCCAGAGCGCCACTGATCACGAGACAACCATGTTGAGCCGGCACGCGCTATTGCCAGGTCTTCGGGTTGTACGACGATGGCCACGGAGTCCGATCCGATGGATCGCTCATGCCGCTCGATCCGGCGCTTGGTGAAAGGATCATCGAAGATGCTGTCATGCGTTGCCATGACCACCAACTCGCGGCCGGTAAGCATGCAGGCCATCATGGACCGGTGGTCATCGTACACCACGAAGCCGACCTCCTCGGCCCGGTGCTTGGAGCGCCCGGCGGCTAGGACGATCAACAGCGCCGTGCATCCCAAGGCCGCCAGGCGCGCTCGCCGCCACTTCCAGACCAGCTCAGCAGCCAGCGCAACGATCAATGCGTACATCACCAGCATGTCGACCGCGCCGATGCGCACGGCTGGGTAGGCATGCGGCAGATCGGCGAACCATGCGCTGACATGGTCAACCGCCGTCAATAGCCACTGCATGCACCACGCGAGCGCATCACCGAGCCATGGCACCCGGTGCAGCACAATGAGCGCTACGCCGCCGAAGACGGCGAAGGTGACTCCCGTGACCACGATCAGGTTGGCGGGCAGGAACCAGACCGGGAAAGCCTTGAACTGCCAGATGGCCAAGGGTGCGGTGAGCAGTTGTGCGGCGAAGGAAACCACCAACAAGGACCAAGCATGTCGCAAGAGCCTCTGGCTGGGCGACCAGAGTGAGGAAATGGGCCGATAGAATGTGATGATGCCGAGCACGGCCAGCACCGAGAGCTGGAAGCCCGCGTGCTGCAGCATTCCGGGGTCCCATAACAGCAGGAAGAGCACCGCAGCGAACAAGCTGTTGAGATGATCGGGGCGGCGACGCCCCATCCCTGCGAGCGTGAACAAGCTGAACATGAAACTCGCGCGCAGCACGCTTGGAGCGGCGCCCGTGAGGCCCGCGTATGCCCAAAGCGCCAACAGGATCAGCACGCCGCGCACTACCCGGCTCCCATGCCCGCCGCCCCACCAGCCGAGCAGGAAAGAGAGCGCCGCATAGATGAGCCCCACGTGCATGCCCGAGACCGCCAGCACATGCACGGTACCGCTGCGCGCAAAGGCCGCGGATTGATCCGGATCAAGCTCGTCGCGCTGCCCGAGCACCAATGCTTTCACCAAGGCCCGTTCCCTGGCGCCCAACGCGGTGGCATTCAACCATTCGCTGACCGATTCGCGCGCATGCCGGAACGCATCGCTCCATCGCGGGGCTTCGCCGACCAGATGCCAGCGCTGCGCCGGTGCGAACAGTTCGTGCGTGATGCCCCGTGAGGACGCCCAAGCAGCGCGATCGAATCCGCCGGGATCAGGAACCCGGGCAATGGGCTCCAGTGCCGCGTCCACTGCGACCAAATCCCCGGCACCCGGCCAGGGCTCCTCGTTGCCTAGCAGGGTGACCATGGCGCGACCCCGAACCGGCAGGGTACTGCCCTCGCGGATGACAGCCCTGATGCTCACATCGGCGTGGAGCGCCTTGTCAGAGCTTCGATTCACAGCATCGATACGAACGAGGAAGGCCCCCTTGGCGTCGGCCTTGGCAGCGGCAGCGAGCGGATCGCGCGCGGGATCCATGAGCGACTGCCAGGTCATTCCGAACGTCAGGAACCACAGCATGAGCACGGCGCCGCGATGCCATCGCGTGCTGATGGGCTGTGGAGAGAGCACCAGTACGAATGCCGGGAGCGATGCCGCACCGAACAAGGGGAACAGGAGCGCCGATGAGGGGCTCAGCAGGTGGCCGATGCCGACTCCCAACGCGAAGGGCGTGGCCATGCGCACCATCGGCGCACGCACGATCGCGCTCCACGGTCCGTGCAGGTCCGCATCGTTCATGGCGAGGAAAAGGTAACTGGCGGATCAATCCAGCTCAAGCACCAGGCACTTGAGGTAGCGCGTCTCCGGCACGCTCCAATGCGGCGCATGGTCCGGGGGCTGTCCGCCATCATGCAGCTCACGGAGCCTGCGGCCTGCATCACGGGCGGCATCGGCCACCATGCTGCGGAAATCGGCTGGCGACATGTGCTGGGAGCAACTGCAGGTGATCAAGCGACCACCTGGCGGGATGCAGAGCATGGCGCGCAGGTTGATCTCCTTGTAGCCGCGATAGGCATTCGCCATGGAACCCTTGCTCTTGGCAAAGGCCGGTGGATCGAGCACGATGGCGTCCCATCGCTTGCCGCTTCGGCTCGCATCGGTGAGGAAGTCGAACACATTGGCGGCGCGGAAGCTGCACTGCGCCAGGCTGTTCAGCGTGGCGTTGCGCGCTGCCATGGCCACGGCTTCCGTGCTGATGTCGAGGCCGAGCACCTCGGTGGCCCCGGCCTTCGCCGCATGCAGGGCGAAACCACCGGTATGCGTGAAGCAATCGAGCACACGCATGCCCGAAAGGAAACGTTGCGCAGCGAGGTGGTTCTGTACTTGATCGAGGAAGTGCCCTGTCTTCTGGCCTCCGGCCACATCCACGTGCACGCGCACGGCATGATCGCCCATTCCCTCCTCAATCACCAGATCAGGGTCGAAAGGCCTGCCCTCGAATCCCTTCTCCATCGGAAGCCCCTCCTTTTCGCGGATGGGAACATCGTTCCGCATGTACACGCCATCGGGGCGCACGCATTCCCGCAGCGCCTCGATCACCGGCTCGCGCCAGCGTTCCATGCCCAGGGTGAGGAATTGCAGCGATAGCACCCGACGTCCGTCGCGCGCGTCGTGGAAGAGATCGGCCACCAGGCCGGGCAATCCATCGGCCTCCCCGAAAACGGCCCGGCAGCTGGTGCCATAACCCAGTCGCACACGCCGGTTCCAGGCCTTCTGGATGCGATCAGCGATGAAGTGCCGGCTCACCCGCTCCTCCGGGTTCCAGGTGAGCAGGCGGACCCGGATCATGCTGGCCGGATTGATGTAGCCCTGACCGATGGCGCGCCCTTTCACATCGGTCACGAGCACGACATCACCTGGCGCGTACGTCCCTTCCTCCTTCAGCACCTGGGTCGCGTACACCCACGGATGCCCTAGGAGCACGCGGTCGCTGCGGTCATCGATGCGGATGCGGGCCTGGGCCATATCAGGGCTGCTGCGTTCCGGCGCCGCCAACCTTCAAGGTGTCGCCTTCATCGCGGAAGAAATCGAGCGTGCCAAGGTCGATCAAATGGACGCTGGCGTAGTAATGGTGAAGGATGTCGGTATAGCTGAAGCCGGCCCGCGCCATGTTCATGGCCCCTTCCTGGCAAAGGCCCACCGCATGGCCGAAACCACGACCGCGCAGGAGCACGTGATCACCATCGGGGCTCACGGTGAAGAAGGTGCTGCGGAGCTTAAGGTCCTCGCGCACATGCTTCAGGTGGACCAAGGGCCATGTGCCCTGCAGGTATTGGCTGCGGCACTGCGGCGCGAAGTTGAGCGCCGCGTGCAGCTGGCTGCTGTCGGAAGCCACGAAGCCGAATCGCCGATCCAGGTAACCGAGCCACTCGGCGCGCGTGAGGCGCTTCTCCCAGTTCGCGTGCGGCGCCCTCAGGCAGAAGGTGTCGCGCACGGCACGCAGATAGGTCTCTTGCTTGCTCCAGAGGTCCTCCGCATTCATGGTCTCGCCGCCGCAATTGCTGTGGAAGGTGGCATGGATGAGCTTGATCTGCGCATCGACGATCACCAAGCCGCGGGTGGCTTCAGTAGCTGCAGCGATGAGCGCGTTCCGATTGCGCCCGTGATGCACCTGGCAATGCACGCCATCGCACAGGTCGAAGCCCTCCTCCGCATGCTTGCGTTGATTGGTGAGCGCGTAGGTGCGGCAGCTCACAGACTGCAGCTTGTAGTACTCCATGTGCTGGTCAGGACCAGCTTCGGCGCTCACCACCCCCGCTACATATGCTTCGATGGGCACCTCGTTCACCAACATCATCCTTCCGCCCACGACACCCGCGATCAGGCGCCCCGCATACTCCCTTCCATTCTTGGAGCCATCGGGCTTCACCTTGATCCCGCCATCACCATAGGGAACGAGCTCGATGCGCGATGCGGTGAAGGACATGGCCAGCGATTTCGCGGTGATCACCGTGCCCGCCGCTTCGAGCCGCAGCCCATCGGTGCTCTTCAGCTCGCCCTTCGGCTCACCATCGGCCAGCACCCGGCAGCTGCCGCGCGTGCTCATCACCAGCACCTGCTTCACCCGTTGATCGCGCAACAGGCCGATGCGCAGCGTGCGCTCCATGGCTTGCGGGAAAGCCTGCATAGCATGGCCCGCCAGTGCAACGAGCAGGACAAGGTTCCGGAGCATCGGCGCGAAACTACCGGGACGAGCGGCGGCCTTAGGTGCCGCGGGCCAGACTTTTCCACACGGCCGCAGCCACCTTCGCGCTTGCACCGGGCCCGCCCAGCTTCTGCTTCAGCTTATCGAGGTCGTCGATCATGCGCTTCCTGGCGGGTCCATCGCTCGTGATCCGGTCGAGTTCCGCGCAAAGGGTTTCCACGGTGAGCTCGCCTTGGATCAGCTCGCGCACCACTTCGCGGTCCATGATCAGGTTCACCAGGCTGATGAACTTGATGTCGACCAGGCGCCGCGCGATCCAAACGTTGAGCGCGCCTCCGCTGTAGCATACGGCCTGCGGAATGCCCAGGAGCGCGGTCTCCAGCGTAGCGGTGCCACTGGTGACCAGCGCGGCGCGCGCATGCCGTAGCACATCGTAGGTGCGGCCCTTCACCACGGTGATCCCGGTTCCGGCGATCAGCGCTTCATATGCATCATCCGGCACCGACGGCGCTGCTGCCAGTACGAATCGGTGCTGTGGGCGTTGACGCGCCACCTCGGCCATCAGCGGGAGCACCCGGCTGATCTCCTGCCGACGGCTGCCGGGGAGCAGGGCCACCACGGACCGCTGATCTTCGGCCGGCAGCGGCAGCAGCGGGCTCCTGCCCTCCTGCTCGATCGCATCGAGCAACGGGTGCCCGACAAAGTCGACCTTGACGCCGTAGCGCGCATACCATGACTCTTCGAACGGAAGGATGCAGTACATGCGATCCACCACGCGCTTGATCAAGTGCACACGGCCCTTCTTCCATGCCCAGACCTGCGGGCTGATGTAATAGTGAACCGGTATGCCCTTCGCATGCGCCCACTCCGCGATCCGCAGGTTGAAGCCCGGGTAGTCGATGAGCACAAGCGCATCGGGTTGGAAGGACGCGATATCGCGCTTACACGCCTCCATGTTGCGCAGGATGGTGCGCAGGTTCATGATCACCTGCGTGAAGCCCATGAACGCGAGCTCGCGGTAGTGCTTCACCACCTCTGCCCCTGCTCCGGCCATGCGGTCGCCGCCCCAAGCTCGGATGCGCAGCGTATCAGTCGAGGCCTTCGGCTGGCCCTTGGCCAACATGAAGAGCTCGCGCACGAGATTGCTGCCATGCAGGTCGCCGCTGGCTTCGCCGGCGATCATGTACACCCGGGAGCCGCGATCACCGGGTCGGGTTGGCAAGCGCTCTTCCATCACAGCCAGCCTTGCTCCGCGAGCTCATT
Coding sequences within it:
- the lpxB gene encoding lipid-A-disaccharide synthase, yielding MEERLPTRPGDRGSRVYMIAGEASGDLHGSNLVRELFMLAKGQPKASTDTLRIRAWGGDRMAGAGAEVVKHYRELAFMGFTQVIMNLRTILRNMEACKRDIASFQPDALVLIDYPGFNLRIAEWAHAKGIPVHYYISPQVWAWKKGRVHLIKRVVDRMYCILPFEESWYARYGVKVDFVGHPLLDAIEQEGRSPLLPLPAEDQRSVVALLPGSRRQEISRVLPLMAEVARQRPQHRFVLAAAPSVPDDAYEALIAGTGITVVKGRTYDVLRHARAALVTSGTATLETALLGIPQAVCYSGGALNVWIARRLVDIKFISLVNLIMDREVVRELIQGELTVETLCAELDRITSDGPARKRMIDDLDKLKQKLGGPGASAKVAAAVWKSLARGT
- a CDS encoding ComEC/Rec2 family competence protein; protein product: MNDADLHGPWSAIVRAPMVRMATPFALGVGIGHLLSPSSALLFPLFGAASLPAFVLVLSPQPISTRWHRGAVLMLWFLTFGMTWQSLMDPARDPLAAAAKADAKGAFLVRIDAVNRSSDKALHADVSIRAVIREGSTLPVRGRAMVTLLGNEEPWPGAGDLVAVDAALEPIARVPDPGGFDRAAWASSRGITHELFAPAQRWHLVGEAPRWSDAFRHARESVSEWLNATALGARERALVKALVLGQRDELDPDQSAAFARSGTVHVLAVSGMHVGLIYAALSFLLGWWGGGHGSRVVRGVLILLALWAYAGLTGAAPSVLRASFMFSLFTLAGMGRRRPDHLNSLFAAVLFLLLWDPGMLQHAGFQLSVLAVLGIITFYRPISSLWSPSQRLLRHAWSLLVVSFAAQLLTAPLAIWQFKAFPVWFLPANLIVVTGVTFAVFGGVALIVLHRVPWLGDALAWCMQWLLTAVDHVSAWFADLPHAYPAVRIGAVDMLVMYALIVALAAELVWKWRRARLAALGCTALLIVLAAGRSKHRAEEVGFVVYDDHRSMMACMLTGRELVVMATHDSIFDDPFTKRRIERHERSIGSDSVAIVVQPEDLAIARAGSTWLSRDQWRSGAFDVRFITGRFQPHADLDSCDAVVFHDIRVVRDEVLNRCSRTRHWVLAATLPGYLKERLIQKAQELGIQAHSIRDQGAFVLRAIR
- a CDS encoding class I SAM-dependent rRNA methyltransferase, whose amino-acid sequence is MAQARIRIDDRSDRVLLGHPWVYATQVLKEEGTYAPGDVVLVTDVKGRAIGQGYINPASMIRVRLLTWNPEERVSRHFIADRIQKAWNRRVRLGYGTSCRAVFGEADGLPGLVADLFHDARDGRRVLSLQFLTLGMERWREPVIEALRECVRPDGVYMRNDVPIREKEGLPMEKGFEGRPFDPDLVIEEGMGDHAVRVHVDVAGGQKTGHFLDQVQNHLAAQRFLSGMRVLDCFTHTGGFALHAAKAGATEVLGLDISTEAVAMAARNATLNSLAQCSFRAANVFDFLTDASRSGKRWDAIVLDPPAFAKSKGSMANAYRGYKEINLRAMLCIPPGGRLITCSCSQHMSPADFRSMVADAARDAGRRLRELHDGGQPPDHAPHWSVPETRYLKCLVLELD
- a CDS encoding SpoIID/LytB domain-containing protein; translation: MLRNLVLLVALAGHAMQAFPQAMERTLRIGLLRDQRVKQVLVMSTRGSCRVLADGEPKGELKSTDGLRLEAAGTVITAKSLAMSFTASRIELVPYGDGGIKVKPDGSKNGREYAGRLIAGVVGGRMMLVNEVPIEAYVAGVVSAEAGPDQHMEYYKLQSVSCRTYALTNQRKHAEEGFDLCDGVHCQVHHGRNRNALIAAATEATRGLVIVDAQIKLIHATFHSNCGGETMNAEDLWSKQETYLRAVRDTFCLRAPHANWEKRLTRAEWLGYLDRRFGFVASDSSQLHAALNFAPQCRSQYLQGTWPLVHLKHVREDLKLRSTFFTVSPDGDHVLLRGRGFGHAVGLCQEGAMNMARAGFSYTDILHHYYASVHLIDLGTLDFFRDEGDTLKVGGAGTQQP